In Blastocatellia bacterium, a genomic segment contains:
- a CDS encoding FG-GAP-like repeat-containing protein: MNALRWCVGIFTFVAVAMAFSDGPDPGFTGAPGEQTCALCHTGFRVNPDTRGRVSLEGIPVGYVPGERYFLKLSVTHPDSDRRRWGFQLTALTTPGNAPAGEFPVVGGNRGLADPLRTQRKMGGPGGQRQYMTHTAESTEDFSKRGGESWPIAWDAPATGATGVTFYAAGNAANGDRSILGDRIFTASFPISGALRFLEERILATPIARPIRAFAWGDFDGNGFPDLFLIGEGVYFLFRNDEGRLVDVTDASGIPRVGEGRAAAWADFDGDGRLDLYVVNEGQDFLLRQEGGGRFREVATSSGIIENAPGRAAAWGDFDGDGRLDLYVVNDGQDVLYRNDGGGMFVALDPRSAGLVEDAKGRAAAWGDFDGDGRLDLYVANEGPDFLYRNLGGGRFQNVAPAAGIVQRGISTAVAWFDFDGDGRLDLFVVREGQDILYRNRGDGTFSVVDPEVAGYANAGSGGVLAVADFDEDGRTDVFVAKAGGIFLFRNRGDGTFGRIVGRPGFAITPVSAPRGAAWIDFDRDGRRDLFLADEGGTHALYRGRVGG, translated from the coding sequence ATGAACGCATTGCGATGGTGCGTTGGGATTTTCACCTTCGTGGCTGTCGCTATGGCTTTCTCCGATGGACCGGATCCCGGGTTCACGGGAGCCCCTGGGGAACAGACATGCGCGCTTTGCCACACGGGATTTCGTGTGAATCCCGACACTCGAGGTCGGGTGTCCTTGGAGGGCATACCCGTCGGCTATGTGCCTGGAGAGCGATATTTCCTGAAGTTGTCGGTGACGCATCCTGATTCAGATCGCCGGCGGTGGGGATTTCAACTGACGGCGCTCACCACTCCCGGGAATGCTCCAGCCGGGGAATTCCCCGTTGTCGGGGGGAATCGGGGATTGGCCGATCCACTCCGAACGCAACGAAAGATGGGCGGACCGGGAGGACAGCGGCAGTATATGACTCATACGGCGGAGAGCACCGAGGACTTCTCGAAACGAGGAGGAGAGAGCTGGCCGATCGCCTGGGATGCCCCGGCGACGGGAGCCACGGGAGTGACCTTTTATGCTGCTGGGAATGCCGCCAATGGAGACAGGAGCATCCTCGGGGACAGAATCTTCACAGCCTCGTTCCCGATCTCTGGAGCACTCCGTTTCCTTGAGGAGAGGATTCTCGCCACGCCCATCGCTCGTCCAATCCGGGCGTTCGCGTGGGGGGACTTCGATGGGAATGGGTTCCCCGACCTTTTCCTTATCGGGGAGGGGGTGTACTTCCTCTTCCGGAACGACGAGGGGCGACTCGTGGATGTGACCGACGCTTCCGGAATTCCGCGCGTCGGCGAAGGGCGCGCGGCCGCGTGGGCAGATTTCGATGGCGATGGGCGCTTGGACCTCTATGTCGTCAACGAAGGACAAGATTTTCTGCTGCGCCAGGAAGGAGGGGGACGATTTCGCGAGGTGGCGACCTCTTCGGGGATCATCGAGAATGCTCCTGGCCGTGCGGCTGCGTGGGGTGACTTCGATGGCGATGGGCGTTTGGACCTTTATGTCGTCAACGATGGGCAAGATGTCCTCTATCGGAACGACGGGGGAGGGATGTTCGTCGCGCTCGATCCGCGCTCGGCTGGGCTTGTTGAGGATGCGAAAGGGCGCGCTGCAGCGTGGGGAGATTTTGACGGGGACGGACGCTTGGACCTTTACGTGGCGAATGAGGGGCCAGATTTCCTCTATCGTAATCTCGGAGGTGGGAGATTCCAAAATGTCGCGCCGGCGGCTGGCATCGTGCAAAGGGGAATCAGCACGGCTGTCGCGTGGTTCGACTTCGATGGCGATGGGCGATTGGATCTCTTCGTGGTTCGGGAGGGACAGGACATTTTGTACCGCAATCGCGGTGATGGGACGTTCAGCGTGGTGGATCCTGAGGTCGCCGGATACGCGAATGCGGGGAGTGGTGGCGTGCTCGCCGTCGCCGATTTCGATGAGGATGGTCGCACGGATGTCTTCGTCGCGAAGGCGGGGGGGATCTTCCTCTTCCGCAATCGGGGCGATGGGACGTTCGGTCGGATCGTGGGGCGGCCTGGATTCGCGATAACGCCTGTCTCTGCTCCTCGCGGAGCGGCTTGGATAGATTTCGATCGGGATGGGCGGCGGGATCTCTTCCTCGCCGATGAGGGAGGGACGCACGCTCTTTATCGGGGGAGAGTCGGCGGATGA
- a CDS encoding methionine adenosyltransferase — MIVVDHLTFPKVEALEVEIVERKGIGHPDTICDGIAEATSVALCRYYEREFGRVLHYNLDKALLVGGRTIPRFGGGEMLDPILFTLVGRATLNVADRHVPIEELYREAAMSWIATHFRHLDPERHMRFQCVIRPGSADLVDLFQRAATTPLANDTSFGVGYAPLTRLERVVYETERFLNSEPLKATHPEIGEDIKVMGMRRGEELTLTVAIAFVSTHVRDLSDYREKKQAIRSEIAHFAEQLVDRPVTVYVNPADDEAKGSIYLTLTGTSAEAGDDGQVGRGNRVNGLITPFRPMSLEATAGKNPISHVGKLYNITARRIAEQVLEEIEEVEEAYCYILSQIGRPITKPQVVNLKLRARRLTRGVRGRASQLAMAKLDELPSLWRRLIEGEISVY, encoded by the coding sequence ATGATCGTCGTGGATCATTTGACTTTTCCGAAGGTCGAAGCGTTGGAGGTCGAGATCGTCGAGCGAAAAGGGATAGGACATCCGGACACGATATGTGATGGGATCGCTGAAGCCACGAGCGTCGCCCTCTGTCGCTATTACGAGCGAGAATTCGGGCGCGTCCTGCATTACAACCTCGATAAAGCACTTCTCGTCGGCGGGCGCACGATCCCTCGCTTCGGCGGAGGAGAGATGCTCGATCCCATTCTTTTCACCCTCGTCGGGCGCGCGACGCTCAACGTCGCCGATCGGCACGTCCCAATCGAGGAGTTATATCGCGAGGCCGCAATGAGTTGGATCGCAACTCATTTCCGACATCTCGATCCTGAGCGACATATGCGCTTTCAATGCGTGATCCGACCGGGAAGCGCCGACCTCGTGGACCTCTTCCAGCGCGCGGCGACGACACCGCTCGCGAATGACACCTCCTTCGGCGTCGGCTATGCCCCGCTGACTCGGCTCGAACGCGTCGTCTACGAAACGGAGCGATTCTTGAATTCGGAACCGCTCAAGGCGACTCATCCCGAGATCGGCGAGGACATCAAGGTGATGGGGATGCGACGCGGAGAAGAGCTGACGCTCACGGTCGCCATCGCCTTCGTCTCCACTCACGTCCGCGATCTCTCGGACTATCGGGAGAAGAAGCAGGCGATTCGGAGCGAGATCGCGCACTTCGCCGAGCAGCTTGTGGATCGCCCGGTCACGGTGTACGTCAATCCCGCCGACGACGAGGCGAAGGGTTCGATCTACCTCACGCTCACGGGGACGAGCGCCGAGGCCGGCGACGATGGACAAGTGGGACGTGGGAATCGGGTCAACGGGTTGATCACGCCCTTTCGTCCGATGAGCTTGGAGGCGACGGCTGGAAAAAATCCCATCAGCCACGTGGGGAAGCTCTACAACATCACGGCCCGACGCATCGCCGAACAGGTCCTCGAAGAGATCGAGGAGGTCGAGGAAGCGTATTGCTACATCCTCAGCCAAATCGGTCGGCCGATCACTAAACCTCAGGTCGTGAACCTGAAGCTGCGCGCGCGACGGCTCACGCGCGGCGTGCGCGGTCGCGCCTCCCAACTGGCGATGGCGAAGCTCGATGAGCTCCCCTCCCTCTGGCGCCGGCTGATCGAAGGCGAGATCAGCGTGTATTGA
- the moaC gene encoding cyclic pyranopterin monophosphate synthase MoaC, protein MKDLTHVDAEGRIRMVDVSAKPVTERRAVASGFVRMREETLHAIRERRTPKGDPLEAARLAGILAAKRTAELIPLCHPLPLTHVEVETELRTNGVALTASVATTAQTGVEMEALVAVSIAALTLYDMCKAMDREMTITDIRLERKTGGMSGDYVRQENG, encoded by the coding sequence GTGAAAGATCTCACTCACGTGGATGCCGAAGGGCGAATTCGAATGGTTGATGTGAGCGCGAAGCCCGTGACCGAACGACGGGCCGTGGCGAGCGGCTTCGTGCGCATGCGCGAGGAGACGTTGCATGCCATTCGAGAGCGACGGACGCCGAAAGGCGATCCACTGGAGGCAGCGCGCTTGGCCGGAATCCTCGCGGCCAAGCGGACGGCGGAATTGATCCCCCTCTGTCATCCGCTGCCGCTCACGCATGTGGAAGTCGAGACGGAGTTGAGAACGAACGGCGTTGCCCTCACGGCCTCGGTGGCGACGACGGCGCAAACGGGCGTGGAGATGGAGGCCCTTGTGGCCGTGAGCATCGCCGCGCTCACGCTCTACGATATGTGTAAGGCCATGGATCGGGAGATGACGATCACAGATATTCGCCTGGAGCGAAAGACGGGGGGGATGTCGGGGGATTATGTGCGACAGGAGAATGGGTGA
- a CDS encoding molybdopterin molybdotransferase MoeA encodes MKRHGGFGIVSPVIAVEEAQAIILQNVAPVGEETVPLAEALGRVLRQSVRADMDLPPFDRAMMDGYAVRAEDTVRVPARLRVVGEVLAGGTFSGAIAPGEAVKIMTGAVVPPGADAVERVEKTEREGEWVILREPVRAGQHITRRGSQAREGELLLEPGIRIGPAEIAVLASFGHATVRVARRPILGVLSTGSELVEVGARPSLAQIRDSNSPTLYACLTMEGVAAYPLGIAADDLSQIESSIRSALERFEGLLITGGVSMGEADLVKVALRRIGARVFFERVRLHPGKPTCFALFEGKPVFALPGNPVSVVVTFLLFVLPALRRMLGCREEGLPLLEATVSEEAKHSPERRSYLPAFVWFADGRAFVRRVPWEGSSDLVGFARANALLIVPEGVASVKAGERARVLFLPWGARS; translated from the coding sequence TTGAAGCGACACGGGGGATTTGGTATCGTATCGCCCGTGATTGCGGTCGAGGAGGCGCAAGCGATCATTCTGCAAAACGTCGCCCCGGTCGGTGAGGAGACGGTTCCACTGGCCGAGGCTCTGGGGCGCGTGTTGCGTCAGTCGGTCCGCGCGGACATGGATCTTCCCCCTTTCGATCGCGCGATGATGGATGGCTATGCTGTGCGGGCTGAAGACACGGTGAGAGTGCCCGCGCGCTTGCGCGTCGTGGGAGAAGTGCTAGCTGGGGGAACGTTCTCCGGTGCGATCGCTCCGGGCGAGGCGGTGAAGATCATGACGGGAGCTGTCGTCCCGCCTGGGGCGGATGCCGTCGAGCGGGTTGAGAAGACGGAGCGCGAGGGGGAATGGGTGATCCTCCGGGAACCTGTTCGGGCGGGACAGCATATCACGCGACGCGGGAGTCAGGCGCGGGAAGGAGAGCTGCTGCTCGAGCCAGGGATTCGCATCGGTCCGGCGGAGATCGCTGTCCTCGCCTCCTTCGGTCATGCGACGGTTCGCGTCGCGCGTCGCCCGATATTGGGCGTGCTCTCGACCGGAAGCGAATTGGTGGAAGTCGGCGCGCGTCCTTCGCTCGCTCAGATTCGAGATTCCAATAGTCCGACGCTTTATGCTTGCTTGACGATGGAAGGAGTCGCGGCCTATCCCTTGGGGATCGCGGCCGACGATCTCTCGCAGATCGAATCCTCCATCCGTTCCGCTCTGGAGCGCTTCGAGGGACTGCTCATCACGGGCGGTGTCTCGATGGGTGAAGCCGATCTGGTGAAGGTCGCCTTGCGGCGAATCGGCGCGCGCGTATTTTTCGAGCGCGTGCGCCTTCATCCGGGTAAGCCAACGTGTTTCGCGCTCTTCGAGGGGAAGCCGGTCTTCGCCTTGCCCGGCAATCCCGTCTCCGTCGTCGTGACGTTCCTCCTCTTCGTCCTTCCGGCGCTTCGTCGGATGCTGGGATGTCGAGAAGAAGGCCTTCCTCTCCTTGAAGCGACGGTGAGCGAGGAGGCCAAGCATTCGCCCGAGCGGCGGAGTTATTTGCCGGCTTTCGTCTGGTTCGCCGACGGGCGAGCGTTCGTTCGCCGCGTCCCTTGGGAGGGGAGTTCGGATCTCGTGGGATTCGCTCGCGCGAACGCGCTGCTCATTGTCCCGGAGGGGGTGGCGTCGGTGAAGGCGGGTGAGCGCGCGCGCGTACTCTTCTTGCCGTGGGGAGCACGATCGTGA
- a CDS encoding sulfotransferase has product MPERDILLTGVPRSGTTLACWLLNQLPNVLALVEPGMGVRFFVGMMRGDANGVCRSVRRFFEKTRRDISLLGCAPSLHIRGGIPANVMEEYRWGKLRRRVATHGKIRIEKPLPPEFWLVVKHPGTFTAPLERLARDFPTYAIIRNPLAVLASWNSVSLPVNRGYAPMAELFDSSLRRALARIRDRWERQLYLLGWFFEKYWRVLPERAVLRYEDIIATGGRALRAIVPEAAELNVPLQNRNASSLYDASLMRALGERLLKTDGPYWHFYSRESVERLMVEVEQ; this is encoded by the coding sequence ATGCCTGAGCGCGATATCCTCCTCACAGGAGTTCCCCGATCCGGGACGACGCTCGCCTGCTGGCTGTTGAATCAGCTCCCCAACGTTCTCGCCTTGGTCGAACCAGGAATGGGGGTACGATTCTTCGTCGGGATGATGCGCGGGGACGCAAACGGGGTGTGCCGATCCGTTCGCCGATTCTTCGAGAAGACCCGAAGGGACATCTCGCTCTTGGGCTGTGCTCCTTCCCTTCATATTCGTGGAGGGATTCCTGCGAATGTCATGGAAGAGTATCGTTGGGGGAAACTCAGACGACGTGTGGCGACGCACGGAAAGATTCGTATCGAGAAGCCTCTTCCTCCCGAATTCTGGCTCGTCGTCAAGCATCCGGGGACATTCACGGCGCCCTTGGAGAGGCTGGCGCGCGATTTTCCTACGTATGCCATTATTCGTAATCCTTTAGCCGTGCTCGCCTCTTGGAATTCGGTCTCCCTTCCGGTAAATCGAGGTTATGCGCCTATGGCCGAGTTATTCGACTCTTCTCTCCGGCGGGCACTCGCTCGCATTCGGGATCGGTGGGAGCGGCAGCTCTATCTTCTCGGATGGTTCTTCGAGAAGTATTGGCGCGTACTTCCTGAGCGAGCTGTCCTGCGATATGAGGACATCATTGCGACGGGCGGGCGAGCGCTCCGTGCGATTGTCCCCGAGGCCGCTGAGCTAAACGTCCCTTTGCAGAATCGAAACGCGAGTTCGCTCTACGATGCCTCGCTCATGCGCGCTCTGGGGGAGCGCTTGCTCAAGACCGATGGACCGTATTGGCACTTCTACTCGCGGGAGAGCGTAGAACGGCTGATGGTCGAGGTTGAGCAATAA
- a CDS encoding sulfotransferase, with amino-acid sequence MKLRGDQEIEKLNRFDRCSLNVAFIVGVSRSGTSILGELVGAHPDVKYIFEAYVPWRIAGRGVNGSDRFTAEQATPMVRTFIRWWFRWRKGDARLIVEKNPRNVLRIPFLRAVFPEAKFIHIVRDGRDVACSLLPGIGGRWWAHERPPQWRDLFTRYQGIIRCAHAWREIIHIGLNDLADVPHLQIRYEDLVAHPQDVAQQLFAYLGLPLHPEVVAFSEKIQNSTIGSYQARYQSVWSRRDHRQRVGRWRENLSDEMQREVLGILKPTLELLGYLP; translated from the coding sequence ATGAAGCTGAGGGGGGATCAAGAGATCGAAAAGCTTAATCGATTCGATCGCTGTTCCCTGAACGTCGCTTTTATCGTCGGGGTTTCTCGATCGGGCACGAGCATCCTGGGTGAACTGGTGGGGGCGCACCCCGATGTGAAGTACATTTTCGAGGCCTATGTTCCTTGGCGGATCGCCGGGCGTGGGGTGAACGGGTCGGATCGCTTTACGGCAGAGCAGGCGACTCCGATGGTTCGAACGTTCATTCGATGGTGGTTTCGCTGGCGCAAAGGCGACGCTCGCCTCATTGTGGAGAAGAATCCTCGGAACGTCCTGCGCATTCCCTTCTTGCGAGCCGTCTTTCCTGAAGCGAAATTCATCCATATTGTTCGGGACGGACGCGATGTGGCCTGTTCGCTTCTTCCGGGGATCGGAGGGCGTTGGTGGGCTCATGAGCGTCCACCTCAATGGCGCGATTTGTTCACCCGATATCAGGGGATCATCCGCTGTGCCCATGCTTGGCGCGAGATTATCCATATTGGATTGAACGATTTGGCCGATGTCCCGCACCTCCAGATCCGCTATGAAGACCTGGTGGCCCATCCCCAGGACGTCGCGCAACAGCTCTTCGCATATCTCGGTCTCCCCCTTCATCCGGAGGTCGTCGCATTCTCCGAGAAGATTCAAAACTCCACGATTGGCTCTTACCAAGCCCGGTATCAATCGGTTTGGTCGCGTCGGGATCACCGTCAGCGCGTCGGACGTTGGCGCGAGAACCTGAGCGACGAGATGCAGCGCGAAGTATTAGGGATTTTGAAACCCACGCTCGAGCTTCTCGGATATCTGCCATGA
- a CDS encoding class I SAM-dependent methyltransferase encodes MKLRHKIAEWTTRPSLVRAWSIATAVVRALRESRLLFVDARVRPVPRYGYGKPPHAALYAFFDRQRSAYRERLKSFLRFQEDLWRIPMLASDPGEPCWRGGNLWIPALDAVSLYSLLRLFSPRRYVEIGSGYSTRFARRAIRDGGLATRIIAIDPHPRIAVAALCDVLIRERLEDLDPRLFDELESDDILFIDGSHRCFMNSDVTVVFLDVLPRLRRGVIVQFHDIFLPYDYPPNWGKRYYSEQYLLAVWLLARDPGIEVLLPNAFISRDPELSRVLDPLWEHPRMREVNRNGASLWIRIA; translated from the coding sequence ATGAAACTTCGGCACAAAATCGCCGAATGGACAACGCGGCCTTCGCTCGTGCGCGCTTGGAGCATTGCGACAGCCGTCGTCAGAGCGCTCCGGGAGAGCCGGCTTTTATTCGTGGACGCGCGCGTGCGCCCGGTCCCGCGCTATGGCTATGGGAAGCCCCCCCATGCCGCGCTCTATGCATTTTTCGATCGGCAGCGGTCAGCATATCGAGAACGCTTGAAAAGCTTCCTGCGCTTCCAAGAAGACCTGTGGCGCATCCCCATGCTCGCATCCGATCCGGGAGAGCCGTGCTGGAGAGGGGGGAATCTCTGGATTCCGGCCTTAGACGCCGTGAGCCTTTATTCTCTCCTTCGCCTTTTCTCCCCGCGGCGATATGTGGAGATCGGCTCCGGCTATTCGACGCGCTTCGCGCGCCGGGCCATTCGAGATGGAGGGCTCGCGACGCGGATCATCGCTATAGATCCGCATCCGCGGATCGCCGTCGCCGCGCTCTGCGATGTCCTCATTCGCGAACGCCTCGAAGATCTGGATCCTCGGCTTTTTGACGAGCTAGAGAGCGATGACATCCTCTTCATTGACGGCTCGCATCGCTGCTTCATGAATTCGGATGTGACGGTCGTCTTCTTGGACGTCCTGCCCCGCCTGCGACGGGGGGTAATCGTGCAGTTTCACGACATCTTCTTGCCCTATGACTATCCTCCGAATTGGGGGAAGCGCTATTATTCGGAGCAGTATCTGCTGGCCGTCTGGCTGCTGGCGCGCGATCCGGGAATCGAGGTCCTCCTTCCGAATGCCTTCATCAGCCGGGATCCGGAGCTGTCGCGCGTGCTGGATCCCCTGTGGGAACATCCGCGGATGCGGGAGGTGAATCGAAATGGAGCTTCATTGTGGATTCGAATCGCATGA
- a CDS encoding glycosyltransferase family 4 protein, with translation MIPIRRWGPIPPECDAVWDPGLGMRPIPLLLRESSVPVIVTFHGARIFSPVYVSEAEWVIARLYHPWLKARLQRDRVWFREVVAAVIAPSQFAAREAAEVFEVSLEKVHAIPHGVDHELFRPDGDVALRERPYLLHIFGGNPMKNTERILAAYTRLSEALRPDLIVLSPGDWRILREFRIRGVKIIRRLLPQHELAKWYRGARALVAPSLRETFGLSILEAMACGCPVITSNRTGCAEVVGEAGLLVDPYSVEEIAEAMRRLIEDDALRERLRERGVERARMFDWNRSAAEHVRVFHRVLAGAASPRH, from the coding sequence GTGATTCCGATTCGGAGATGGGGGCCGATCCCTCCTGAGTGCGATGCGGTGTGGGATCCTGGGTTAGGGATGCGACCGATCCCTCTCCTGCTGCGGGAGAGTTCCGTTCCCGTCATCGTGACGTTCCATGGCGCGCGCATCTTCTCACCGGTTTATGTCTCGGAAGCGGAATGGGTGATTGCCCGCCTCTACCATCCTTGGCTGAAGGCTCGACTTCAGCGGGATCGCGTGTGGTTTCGGGAAGTTGTGGCGGCGGTGATCGCGCCCTCGCAATTCGCTGCTCGGGAAGCCGCTGAGGTCTTCGAGGTCTCGCTGGAGAAGGTTCATGCGATCCCGCATGGGGTGGATCACGAGCTCTTCAGGCCGGATGGCGATGTCGCGTTGCGCGAACGTCCATATCTGCTGCATATCTTCGGCGGCAATCCGATGAAGAACACCGAGCGGATTCTGGCGGCGTATACGCGGCTCTCGGAAGCGCTTCGTCCGGATCTGATTGTGCTCTCGCCCGGGGACTGGCGTATTCTTCGGGAGTTTCGAATTCGGGGAGTGAAGATCATCCGTCGGCTTCTCCCGCAGCACGAGCTTGCCAAGTGGTATCGAGGCGCCCGAGCACTCGTCGCGCCCTCGCTGCGAGAGACATTCGGGCTCTCCATTCTCGAAGCCATGGCTTGCGGGTGTCCGGTGATCACCTCGAACCGCACGGGTTGCGCGGAAGTGGTGGGGGAAGCGGGATTGCTCGTGGATCCCTATTCGGTGGAGGAGATCGCCGAGGCGATGCGACGGTTGATTGAGGATGACGCCTTGCGCGAGCGTTTGCGAGAACGGGGCGTGGAGCGCGCTCGGATGTTCGATTGGAACCGATCGGCTGCCGAACACGTGCGGGTGTTTCACCGCGTCCTAGCGGGAGCAGCTTCGCCGCGTCACTGA
- the ychF gene encoding redox-regulated ATPase YchF produces the protein MLRVGIIGLPNVGKSTLFNALVRGHVAEVASYPFSTVERNVGIIAVPDERLALLARVYRTSATVPSTIEFVDIAGLVRGAHRGEGLGNQFLAHIREMDALVEVVRCFEAESVAHVEGVLDPIRDMETVEMELALADLATVERRKEKAQRQAKVGDKTVAFELAVLEKLEAALNAGTPVRRLSLSEEERAIVRQLFLLTAKPKIYAANVGEEDLGRETPCVARVREQARAWEADVVVLCAQLEAELTDLTDEEAAEYLAGLGVTSTGVRELIHAAYRQLGLITFFTGNEKEVRAWAVKAGTKAPQAAGLIHSDFERGFIAAEVIPFKDLIAAGSIAKAREHGLIRLEGRDYVVQEGDVIYFRFHVS, from the coding sequence TTGCTGCGCGTCGGGATCATCGGGCTTCCGAACGTCGGGAAGTCCACGCTCTTCAACGCCCTCGTGCGCGGGCATGTGGCCGAGGTCGCGAGCTATCCCTTCTCGACGGTGGAGCGCAACGTCGGGATCATCGCTGTGCCGGATGAACGGCTGGCGCTGCTCGCGCGCGTGTATAGGACCTCGGCGACCGTCCCCTCGACGATCGAATTCGTGGATATCGCCGGTTTGGTGCGCGGGGCACATCGGGGCGAAGGCTTGGGAAATCAATTCCTCGCGCACATCCGCGAGATGGATGCCCTGGTCGAAGTCGTGCGGTGTTTCGAGGCCGAGAGCGTCGCGCACGTAGAAGGGGTGCTCGATCCGATCCGCGATATGGAGACGGTCGAGATGGAGCTGGCGCTCGCCGACCTGGCGACGGTGGAACGACGGAAGGAGAAGGCGCAACGGCAGGCGAAAGTCGGCGACAAGACGGTCGCCTTCGAGTTGGCGGTTCTGGAGAAGCTGGAGGCGGCCTTGAATGCTGGGACTCCGGTGCGCCGGTTGAGCCTTTCCGAAGAGGAGCGAGCCATCGTTCGGCAGCTTTTCCTTCTGACGGCCAAGCCGAAGATCTACGCCGCGAACGTCGGCGAGGAGGATCTCGGGCGCGAGACTCCATGTGTCGCGCGCGTGCGCGAGCAAGCGCGAGCGTGGGAGGCCGATGTGGTCGTCCTCTGCGCGCAATTGGAGGCCGAGTTGACCGATCTCACCGACGAAGAAGCGGCTGAATATTTAGCGGGTCTCGGCGTCACGAGCACGGGGGTGCGCGAGCTGATTCATGCCGCCTATCGGCAATTGGGGCTCATTACCTTTTTCACCGGCAACGAGAAGGAAGTGCGGGCTTGGGCCGTGAAGGCCGGGACGAAGGCTCCGCAGGCCGCCGGCCTTATCCATTCCGATTTCGAGCGCGGCTTCATCGCCGCCGAAGTGATCCCGTTCAAGGACCTCATCGCTGCGGGGTCCATCGCCAAAGCGCGCGAGCACGGATTGATCCGCTTGGAAGGGCGCGATTACGTCGTGCAGGAAGGCGACGTGATCTACTTCCGATTCCACGTCTCCTGA
- a CDS encoding glycosyltransferase family 2 protein, with amino-acid sequence MTSGKLTATLITSMYNAGPAVLEVIDRLFFPSLLRNGSTDKQLILLDDASPLSRQTLALVQKYEPEFRRAFGDYQFLQNPRNLGFGGSYNRGMRRADGQVLVILNDDLYLPEGSLDRLLEVLSEGPGVGLVGPVTNWVTAYQNTHLFPRIKDLSLEEQERIERFALRLRQRVGKRAIPVDRLIGFCLAISGDLVRTIGYLDESFAHGLFEDDDYCLRARRAGFRLLLDLSTFVYHGGPSGGGLSMRQNFPRTVKYAFRNGLRFARKHGLSYWAVLRQSLVGLVQFAFDKNTVTAQLEAYLRDGAGKNDA; translated from the coding sequence ATGACATCGGGCAAGCTCACGGCGACTCTCATTACTTCGATGTATAACGCGGGGCCAGCCGTACTGGAGGTGATCGACCGCTTATTTTTCCCGAGCCTTTTGCGAAACGGCTCAACGGATAAGCAACTGATCCTGCTCGATGATGCTTCTCCCCTGAGCCGGCAGACATTGGCCCTCGTGCAGAAATATGAGCCGGAGTTCCGTCGGGCGTTTGGCGATTATCAGTTCTTGCAGAACCCGCGGAATCTCGGCTTCGGGGGAAGTTACAATCGGGGGATGCGTCGCGCCGATGGCCAGGTGCTTGTGATTCTGAATGACGACCTCTATCTTCCCGAAGGTTCCTTGGACCGACTCCTCGAGGTCCTGAGCGAAGGGCCGGGGGTCGGGTTAGTGGGGCCGGTCACCAATTGGGTGACGGCTTATCAAAACACGCATTTATTTCCTCGGATCAAAGATCTTTCGCTCGAAGAGCAGGAGCGGATCGAGCGATTCGCTCTACGCCTCCGCCAACGTGTCGGGAAGCGCGCGATTCCCGTGGATCGGCTCATCGGATTCTGCTTGGCGATTTCCGGCGATCTCGTTCGGACGATTGGTTATCTTGATGAGTCGTTTGCGCATGGGCTCTTTGAAGACGATGATTATTGCCTACGCGCCCGCCGCGCGGGATTCCGACTCCTGCTCGATCTCTCGACCTTTGTCTACCACGGGGGACCTTCAGGCGGTGGGCTCTCCATGCGGCAAAACTTCCCTCGGACCGTGAAGTACGCCTTTCGTAACGGTCTTCGCTTCGCTCGAAAGCACGGTCTCTCCTATTGGGCTGTGCTTCGACAAAGTCTCGTCGGGTTGGTCCAATTTGCCTTCGACAAAAATACAGTGACAGCTCAACTCGAAGCCTACCTTCGAGATGGTGCAGGAAAGAACGATGCCTGA